The following are from one region of the Quercus robur chromosome 1, dhQueRobu3.1, whole genome shotgun sequence genome:
- the LOC126690139 gene encoding uncharacterized protein LOC126690139 isoform X1, producing MASDSHDSRRKHRRSSSDDDEAEKSSKRHKHRHHHHRHRHRSKKHDEESKPEGEDTNPTPLPLPTVANNSRLEDDVEEGEILEDEGFGGGEIAKKKFESDDEAGEIAAVHVRDESDKLNLGHCAEHRSSDREASLHMEESVGNKGTNSKTFGDDKSEDDLMINSKLDKEDKTYHQHHEVGFLRNTCVEPQDESRVSSKGHVNGDLGHESRKEEKKRLRESGSPSKGIGKLKSYYDDEKIEVEESILSNHRKSSSHSTEDRGEVHTRSRSRSIGARERSRSRSMREEEAHSKRRRYHDSDASLYVDKGKFEYDSDYERKVRRSRDGRHGSRDLVRDEERDRSISHSRYIGGEDWYRNRAAHDRERSMDRDMDKDWRREKERVRDSEIDRAQRRDRDSDRGGSRDRARDMDRKRDMERDRNKEREVGRDRRREKERDKNWDKEVDRDGKREKESDRSRASERDRDRDREREKDRDKGRENERERRDDRSRNKDRGIVNDWEKYENLEDGYDNGRYKHSRRSRHDEKEYNQDRTRKSDPEKVPSFKSNPLEGYRDKQKRDEDDHGDYEEATALQFAEQEEEDLNRIKEESRRRRQAILEKYKSQQPQQPNEPQSEDVKKDKEPAHDPDQSIAANNVVPEVGDGRNDVVDDYVAEPSFSVGKSPPQNGVAAFEKTSGAGGLGEGTPKSERSDDKFCDDIFGETPTGVRKSGKGDGLRIERSGLHDNWDDAEGYYSYRFGETLDGRYEVIAAHGKGVFSTVVRAKNLKAGNGEPEEVAIKIIRSNDTMYKTGLEELVILKKLVGADPDDKRHCVRFLSSFKYRNHLCLVFESLHMNLREVLKKFGRNIGLKLTAVRAYAKQLFIALKHLRNCGVLHCDIKPDNMLVNEAKNVLKLCDFGNAMFAGKNEITPYLVSRFYRAPEIILGLTYDHPMDMWSVGCCLYELYTGKVLFPGPTNNDMLRLHMELKGPFPKKMLRKATFTDQHFDHDLNFHATEEDPVTKKTIKRMIFNIKPKDIGSIVVGSPGEDPKMLANFKDLLEKVFVLDPDKRMTVSQALTHPFITGK from the exons ATGGCCAGCGATTCCCATGACTCGCGTCGCAAGCACCGTCGTTCTTCTTCAGACGATGACGAAGCCGAGAAGTCATCGAAGCGCCACAAGCATcgtcaccaccaccaccgtcaCCGCCACCGTAGCAAGAAACACGACGAGGAATCCAAACCCGAGGGTGAGGATACCAATCCcactcctcttcctcttcctacTGTGGCTAACAATTCTCGGCTCGAGGACGATGTGGAGGAGGGTGAGATTCTCGAAGACGAGGGTTTCGGTGGTGGCGAGATTGCGAAGAAGAAATTCGAGTCCGACGATGAGGCTGGGGAAATCGCGGCCGTTCATGTTCGCGATGAATCTGATAAGCTAAATCTG GGACATTGTGCTGAGCATCGATCATCTGATCGTGAAGCTAGTCTCCACATGGAAGAGAGTGTGGGGAACAAGGGTACAAATTCAAAGACTTTTGGAGATGACAAGAGTGAAGATGATTTAATGATTAATTCCAAATTAGATAAGGAAGACAAAACATACCACCAGCACCATGAGGTTGGCTTTTTAAGAAATACATGTGTTGAGCCTCAAGATGAATCTAGAGTTAGCTCAAAGGGTCACGTCAATGGGGATTTGGGTCACGAGTCtagaaaagaggaaaagaagcGGCTGAGGGAATCTGGGTCCCCTTCTAAAGGAATTGGTAAGCTGAAGAGTTACTATGATGATGAAAAGATTGAGGTTGAAGAAAGCATATTGAGCAATCATAGAAAGTCTTCTTCTCATAGCACAGAGGACCGTGGCGAAGTCCATACTAGGAGCAGATCTAGATCAATTGGTGCTAGGGAGAGATCTCGTTCCCGTAGCATGAGAGAAGAGGAGGCTCATTCAAAAAGAAGACGTTATCATGATTCTGATGCCTCATTATATGTTGATAAGGGCAAGTTTGAGTATGACTCTGACTATGAAAGAAAGGTTCGACGGAGTAGGGATGGACGACATGGTAGTAGAGATTTGGTAAGAGATGAGGAAAGGGACCGTAGTATTAGTCATAGTAGATATATTGGAGGAGAGGATTGGTATCGTAATCGGGCTGCACATGACAGGGAGAGGAGCATGGACAGGGATATGGATAAGGACTGGAGACGGGAAAAGGAAAGGGTTAGGGATAGTGAGATAGACAGGGCTCAGAGAAGGGACAGGGACAGTGACAGAGGTGGGAGTAGGGACAGGGCCAGAGATATGGACAGGAAAAGGGATATGGAGCGAGATAGGAACAAGGAAAGAGAGGTGGGCAGGGATAGGAGAAGGGAGAAGGAAAGAGATAAAAACTGGGATAAAGAGGTGGATAGAGATGGGAAAAGGGAGAAGGAAAGTGATAGGAGCAGGGCTAGTGAAAGAGATAGAGATAGGGATAGAGAAAGGGAGAAGGATAGGGACAAAGGGAGGGAGAATGAGAGGGAGAGGAGAGATGATAGAAGTAGGAATAAGGATAGAGGTATTGTAAATGATTGGGAGAAGTATGAAAATCTTGAAGATGGCTATGACAATGGAAGATATAAACATTCTAGGCGCTCGAGACATGATGAAAAAGAATACAACCAGGATAGAACAAGAAAAAGTGATCCAGAAAAGGTTCCTAGTTTTAAGAGCAATCCATTGGAAGGATATAGAGACAAACAAAAAAG AGATGAAGATGATCATGGAGACTATGAAGAAGCGACTGCATTGCAATTTGCTGAGCAGGAAGAGGAGGATCTCAACAGAATCAAGGAGGAGAGTCGAAGGCGAAGGCAAGCCATCCTAGAAAAATATAAGAGTCAGCAGCCACAGCAACCAAATGAACCACAGTCAGAAGATGTTAAGAAAG ATAAGGAGCCTGCACATGATCCTGATCAATCAATAGCTGCTAATAATGTTGTTCCAGAAGTTGGTGATGGTCGGAATGATGTTGTAGATGACTATGTTGCTGAACCATCATTTTCTGTTGGGAAATCACCCCCACAGAATGGAGTTGCTGCTTTCGAGAAGACTTCTGGTGCTGGAGGCCTTGGCGAGGGTACTCCTAAG AGTGAGAGGTCAGATGACAAGTTCTGTGATGATATTTTTGGTGAGACCCCAACAGGAGTCCGCAAATCT GGAAAAGGTGATGGTTTACGAATAGAAAGGAGTGGTCTTCATGACAACTGGGATGATGCAGAAGGGTATTATA GCTACCGGTTCGGTGAAACACTTGATGGGCGATATGAAGTTATTGCTGCTCATGGGAAAGGTGTCTTTTCTACTGTAGTTCGTGCAAAGAATCTTAAGGCTGGTAATGGTGAACCAGAGGAAGTAGCCATAAAAATTATACGCAGTAATGATACAAT GTACAAGACTGGTTTGGAGGAGCTGGTCATATTAAAGAAACTAGTTGGTGCAGATCCAGATGACAAGCGCCATTGTGTTCGgtttctttcaagtttcaagtacCGGAATCAtctttgtttagtttttgaatCTCTTCATATGAATTTGCGAGAGGTTTTAAAGAAGTTTGGACGCAATATTGGCCTGAAGCTAACTGCTGTGAGAGCATATGCAAAGCAACTTTTTATTGCACTGAAACATCTTAGAAATTGTGGTGTTCTTCATTGTGATATAAAGCCGGATAATATGCTT GTAAATGAGGCAAAAAATGTGCTGAAGCTTTGTGACTTTGGCAATGCGATGTTTGCTGGTAAAAATGAAATTACACCATACCTTGTAAGCCGCTTTTATCGTGCCCCTGAAATAA TTCTTGGTTTGACTTATGATCATCCAATGGATATGTGGTCTGTGGGTTGCTGTTTGTATGAGCTATATACAGGAAAGGTTCTCTTTCCAGGTCCTACAAACAATGACATGCTACGACTTCACATGGAATTGAAAGGCCCTTTCCCAAAGAAGATGCTCCGGAAGGCAA CATTTACTGATCAGCATTTTGATCATGACCTGAATTTTCATGCTACGGAAGAGGATCCTGTCACAAAAAAG ACTATAAAGCGGATGATTTTTAACATAAAGCCAAAAGATATTGGATCTATTGTTGTGGGCTCTCCTGGTGAGGATCCAAAGATGTTAGCCAATTTTAAAGATCTTCTAGAAAAAGTTTTTGTGTTGGATCCAGACAAGAGGATGACAGTGTCACAAGCATTGACCCATCCGTTCATCACGGGCAAGTGA
- the LOC126690139 gene encoding serine/threonine-protein kinase prp4 isoform X2: MEESVGNKGTNSKTFGDDKSEDDLMINSKLDKEDKTYHQHHEVGFLRNTCVEPQDESRVSSKGHVNGDLGHESRKEEKKRLRESGSPSKGIGKLKSYYDDEKIEVEESILSNHRKSSSHSTEDRGEVHTRSRSRSIGARERSRSRSMREEEAHSKRRRYHDSDASLYVDKGKFEYDSDYERKVRRSRDGRHGSRDLVRDEERDRSISHSRYIGGEDWYRNRAAHDRERSMDRDMDKDWRREKERVRDSEIDRAQRRDRDSDRGGSRDRARDMDRKRDMERDRNKEREVGRDRRREKERDKNWDKEVDRDGKREKESDRSRASERDRDRDREREKDRDKGRENERERRDDRSRNKDRGIVNDWEKYENLEDGYDNGRYKHSRRSRHDEKEYNQDRTRKSDPEKVPSFKSNPLEGYRDKQKRDEDDHGDYEEATALQFAEQEEEDLNRIKEESRRRRQAILEKYKSQQPQQPNEPQSEDVKKDKEPAHDPDQSIAANNVVPEVGDGRNDVVDDYVAEPSFSVGKSPPQNGVAAFEKTSGAGGLGEGTPKSERSDDKFCDDIFGETPTGVRKSGKGDGLRIERSGLHDNWDDAEGYYSYRFGETLDGRYEVIAAHGKGVFSTVVRAKNLKAGNGEPEEVAIKIIRSNDTMYKTGLEELVILKKLVGADPDDKRHCVRFLSSFKYRNHLCLVFESLHMNLREVLKKFGRNIGLKLTAVRAYAKQLFIALKHLRNCGVLHCDIKPDNMLVNEAKNVLKLCDFGNAMFAGKNEITPYLVSRFYRAPEIILGLTYDHPMDMWSVGCCLYELYTGKVLFPGPTNNDMLRLHMELKGPFPKKMLRKATFTDQHFDHDLNFHATEEDPVTKKTIKRMIFNIKPKDIGSIVVGSPGEDPKMLANFKDLLEKVFVLDPDKRMTVSQALTHPFITGK; the protein is encoded by the exons ATGGAAGAGAGTGTGGGGAACAAGGGTACAAATTCAAAGACTTTTGGAGATGACAAGAGTGAAGATGATTTAATGATTAATTCCAAATTAGATAAGGAAGACAAAACATACCACCAGCACCATGAGGTTGGCTTTTTAAGAAATACATGTGTTGAGCCTCAAGATGAATCTAGAGTTAGCTCAAAGGGTCACGTCAATGGGGATTTGGGTCACGAGTCtagaaaagaggaaaagaagcGGCTGAGGGAATCTGGGTCCCCTTCTAAAGGAATTGGTAAGCTGAAGAGTTACTATGATGATGAAAAGATTGAGGTTGAAGAAAGCATATTGAGCAATCATAGAAAGTCTTCTTCTCATAGCACAGAGGACCGTGGCGAAGTCCATACTAGGAGCAGATCTAGATCAATTGGTGCTAGGGAGAGATCTCGTTCCCGTAGCATGAGAGAAGAGGAGGCTCATTCAAAAAGAAGACGTTATCATGATTCTGATGCCTCATTATATGTTGATAAGGGCAAGTTTGAGTATGACTCTGACTATGAAAGAAAGGTTCGACGGAGTAGGGATGGACGACATGGTAGTAGAGATTTGGTAAGAGATGAGGAAAGGGACCGTAGTATTAGTCATAGTAGATATATTGGAGGAGAGGATTGGTATCGTAATCGGGCTGCACATGACAGGGAGAGGAGCATGGACAGGGATATGGATAAGGACTGGAGACGGGAAAAGGAAAGGGTTAGGGATAGTGAGATAGACAGGGCTCAGAGAAGGGACAGGGACAGTGACAGAGGTGGGAGTAGGGACAGGGCCAGAGATATGGACAGGAAAAGGGATATGGAGCGAGATAGGAACAAGGAAAGAGAGGTGGGCAGGGATAGGAGAAGGGAGAAGGAAAGAGATAAAAACTGGGATAAAGAGGTGGATAGAGATGGGAAAAGGGAGAAGGAAAGTGATAGGAGCAGGGCTAGTGAAAGAGATAGAGATAGGGATAGAGAAAGGGAGAAGGATAGGGACAAAGGGAGGGAGAATGAGAGGGAGAGGAGAGATGATAGAAGTAGGAATAAGGATAGAGGTATTGTAAATGATTGGGAGAAGTATGAAAATCTTGAAGATGGCTATGACAATGGAAGATATAAACATTCTAGGCGCTCGAGACATGATGAAAAAGAATACAACCAGGATAGAACAAGAAAAAGTGATCCAGAAAAGGTTCCTAGTTTTAAGAGCAATCCATTGGAAGGATATAGAGACAAACAAAAAAG AGATGAAGATGATCATGGAGACTATGAAGAAGCGACTGCATTGCAATTTGCTGAGCAGGAAGAGGAGGATCTCAACAGAATCAAGGAGGAGAGTCGAAGGCGAAGGCAAGCCATCCTAGAAAAATATAAGAGTCAGCAGCCACAGCAACCAAATGAACCACAGTCAGAAGATGTTAAGAAAG ATAAGGAGCCTGCACATGATCCTGATCAATCAATAGCTGCTAATAATGTTGTTCCAGAAGTTGGTGATGGTCGGAATGATGTTGTAGATGACTATGTTGCTGAACCATCATTTTCTGTTGGGAAATCACCCCCACAGAATGGAGTTGCTGCTTTCGAGAAGACTTCTGGTGCTGGAGGCCTTGGCGAGGGTACTCCTAAG AGTGAGAGGTCAGATGACAAGTTCTGTGATGATATTTTTGGTGAGACCCCAACAGGAGTCCGCAAATCT GGAAAAGGTGATGGTTTACGAATAGAAAGGAGTGGTCTTCATGACAACTGGGATGATGCAGAAGGGTATTATA GCTACCGGTTCGGTGAAACACTTGATGGGCGATATGAAGTTATTGCTGCTCATGGGAAAGGTGTCTTTTCTACTGTAGTTCGTGCAAAGAATCTTAAGGCTGGTAATGGTGAACCAGAGGAAGTAGCCATAAAAATTATACGCAGTAATGATACAAT GTACAAGACTGGTTTGGAGGAGCTGGTCATATTAAAGAAACTAGTTGGTGCAGATCCAGATGACAAGCGCCATTGTGTTCGgtttctttcaagtttcaagtacCGGAATCAtctttgtttagtttttgaatCTCTTCATATGAATTTGCGAGAGGTTTTAAAGAAGTTTGGACGCAATATTGGCCTGAAGCTAACTGCTGTGAGAGCATATGCAAAGCAACTTTTTATTGCACTGAAACATCTTAGAAATTGTGGTGTTCTTCATTGTGATATAAAGCCGGATAATATGCTT GTAAATGAGGCAAAAAATGTGCTGAAGCTTTGTGACTTTGGCAATGCGATGTTTGCTGGTAAAAATGAAATTACACCATACCTTGTAAGCCGCTTTTATCGTGCCCCTGAAATAA TTCTTGGTTTGACTTATGATCATCCAATGGATATGTGGTCTGTGGGTTGCTGTTTGTATGAGCTATATACAGGAAAGGTTCTCTTTCCAGGTCCTACAAACAATGACATGCTACGACTTCACATGGAATTGAAAGGCCCTTTCCCAAAGAAGATGCTCCGGAAGGCAA CATTTACTGATCAGCATTTTGATCATGACCTGAATTTTCATGCTACGGAAGAGGATCCTGTCACAAAAAAG ACTATAAAGCGGATGATTTTTAACATAAAGCCAAAAGATATTGGATCTATTGTTGTGGGCTCTCCTGGTGAGGATCCAAAGATGTTAGCCAATTTTAAAGATCTTCTAGAAAAAGTTTTTGTGTTGGATCCAGACAAGAGGATGACAGTGTCACAAGCATTGACCCATCCGTTCATCACGGGCAAGTGA